DNA from Mucilaginibacter mallensis:
TTGCTCATCCTGTGAGATCCCGAAACAAGTTCGGGATGACGGGCGGTGATATATGGGCTATAAACTACTTTTTTAACGTTTCATTAAATAACTTATAGATCCGCTTATACTCATCGGCCCAGCTGCTCGGTTGTTCAAAGGCGTGGTCCTCAACCGGGTATGGGGCGAGCCACCAATTGTCTTTATGCAGTTCGATGAGTTTTTGGGTTAGGCGTACAATATCCTGGAAGTTAACATTCTGATCAACCATGCCATGCAGCATCAGCAGGTTGCCTTTTAGGCCGTTTGCAAAATAGATAGGTGAGCTTAAACGATAGGCCTTTTCATCATTATAAGGCTCATTTAAGATATTGGCAGTGTATTCGTGGTTATAATGTGCCCAATCGGTTACCGAACGGATAGCTGCACCCGAGGTAAATACATCCGGTGCGGTGAACACGGCCATCAAAGTCATGAAGCCACCGTATGAGCCGCCGTAAATACCTATGTGTTTGGGGTTAACGCCATAATTATCAACCAAAAACTTAGCGCCATCAACCTGATCGCTTAGGTCCTTGCCCCCCATATGGCGGTAGATGCCTGTACGCCAATCGCGGCCGTAGCCTGCGCTGCCAGTGTAGTCGATATCGAGTACGGTATAGCCATTATCGGTAAGCATGTTGTTGAACATAAACTCGCGGAAATAATAGCTCCAGGAGTAGGTGACATTTTGCAGGTAGCCTGCGCCATGCACAAATATTACCGCCGGTTTAGCCGGGTCCGGATTTTTAGGCACGTATAAACGGGCGTAAACATCGCTGCCATAACGGTTTTTAAAGGTTACGATAGGTGCATCCCGCCAGGCATAGGAATTAAACTCCTTACTGGTTGAATTGGTGATCTGTACCGGCTTTGCTCTCGGCTTATTGGCTTGCAGGTATAATTCCCATGGCTTGTTGGTATAGGAATAACGTATAGCCAGCCATTTTTCATCAGGAGAAAGATCAACATTATTATAGCCTTTCATAGAGGTTAACCTTATTGGTTTACCACCGCTTACCAAGAGTTTATAAAATTGCAGATCGCCGGGATGATTAATGTTGGCGTTAAAATAGAATGTTTTATTATCGTTTGATAGCTGCAGGTTTTGCACTTCCCATTTACCGCTGGTGAGTTGTTTTTTATCACCACTGGTGATATCAGCCACATAAATATGCGAGTAGCCGCTGGCTTCGCTCTGGTAATAATAATGGGTATTATCGATCCAGTCGATAGCGCCGGTTGAATACCATTCATCTTCAATACCCGGCGCGCCGCCGCCTACCCAGGCGTCGTTGTGCTGGCGATCCAGCAACGTTAAAGCACCGCTATGCGGGTCGAGCTGCATTATCCAGCGGTCCTTATTATCAATTGCGGTAACTACTGCCAGCGCGTATTTGCCATCCTGGCTCCAGACCGGGCCGTTAACTATTACGTCCCTGTCCTTATTTAATTTAGTGCGTTCTGCCAGTTCAGCAGGGTAATCTTTTACATAATCGGGCAGGTCTTTTATGCCAGGAATATTTTTGGTGCTGATCTTATAAACAGAATCGCGCTGCGTATCATAAACAAACGACTCAGCCGTAGCCTGCGGACCACCAACTTTGGTACGGTTAGGAATATCTTCCGTATACCCGCTTGCCGTAACATAATCAGGCACTATACCATTTTTTTCATCAGCAGATTTAATGAGGCGGTAAGTAACATATCGCCCATCCGGACTAACCTCTACATTGTCCACATCCTTGTCGCCGGTAACCAGCTCCTTCATTTTTTTTGTTTGCAAAGCCTTACGGTCGGCTGCTGCTGCCTTATCGTCCTTGTCTTTTACTTTGATGATGTCGAACAGTTCCAGTTGCTGCTGTTTAAGCCATTTGGCCTGTTCGGTATCATCACTGCCGTCATCATCTTTTTTGGCAGGTGTTTTTACAAAATTGGTGAGCTGTATTAATTCGCTGCCATTCAGTTTAAGGGCAAACACGTTGTTGCCACGCGTAAATAAAACTTTACTTTCATCACCGCTGAAGGTTGGGTTATTTTCTCTGTCGCCAGTACTGGTTAGCTGGGTTATTTTACTGGCTTTTATATCTTCAATAAAGATATCGCCGTTTTTAACGTATACTTTTTTGGTGTGACTTTTATTCCATTTACCGTATTGGGGCACAATGGCGCGCTTTTCATCGAGCGTTACTTTTTCGGGGTCGGTGTTGTTGGTGGTGATATAGTAAAGCGCGTCCCTATCCTCATTTTGCGGGTTCCAGTTAAAATAGATCTTTTTGCTGTCATCATCCCAATGGATACCGGATGGTGCCGTGCCGATCCATTTTGGGTCGCGCATTATTTTTTCAATGGTAAGGGTATCCAGCTTTTGCGCGAAGGAATTTGTGCAAGCAGCCAGTAAAAGGAGCGTAAAGGTTTTTTTCATTGATGGTGGTCAGTTAAGTAGTTGATTGGGTTGATAAGGTGATTGGTTTTCCTAATCAAGAAGATCAAGCCATCCAAATATAGTAGTTTTGGTTATATTAGTATTTCAGGAATTGGATTGTTACAAATATGTTCCTAATTTACCAACCGCCCATTCAAATCAACCGTCCTCGCAAAAGGGTTCAAAAACTTGTTGGCTAAAATTGCAAACTCACGGCGGGTTATGGGGCGGTTCATATCAAATTTGGAGGTGAAGTGATATAGCGAGTTCCAGTCGCGGCTCATGCTTTTCCTTACGTTATCAGGTTCGGTTAATGTTAACTCGCTGATGAATGACAGCAGGTTGCCAACGGTGAATTGCTTGTCAAGCTTGTTGGCATTAAACCAAAGGAATGCCCGGGTATAGGTTTCCAGCAGAACTGGTTTTATCTCGGCTGTGGTAACAATGGAATCCGGCATAAATAACACCGTATATACATAATGATGCTCCCGTTCCTCTGTTACACCTTTGAGCATACCCGTAGCGCATATCTGTTGTATAGCCCGCCAATAAGGATCCACACCTATATCATCAAAAGGGAGCAGACAACTTTTAAAGTCGAGCAGTTCGCCCTGAATTAACCTTACATTTAAGTTTGCAGTTGTGGTTTTGTAAAAAGCGCAATAAGCAGCTATAACTCCCGCAGCCTGCCCAAGGTTTAAATTAGCACGTAAATAGGTAAAGGGATTGGTTGGTTGGCGCCATTGTTTGCCTGCTACCAATAAATTATCTACACCCTTCGCTAAAAAATCCCTGATAGGTATACAGTATTCGGGTGATGGTATATAAGTGAATTTATATTGTGAGGTATCTAAAGGTCGGTAAGGTCTAAAGCTTCCCATAGCTATTGAGGTACGGTATGCATTTGTACCATCATTAATTTTCCATTCATCATTACTAACATAAGTAGCTCCGGCTTTTGCTATTACACTGCCCTTTTCAGTGGCATCAATTAAAATCCTTGCTTTTATGGTCTTGATTTTACCATTTTGAGTGACAGTCACTTGCCAACGGTCGCCGTCTTTTACAATATTTGTGAAGGATGTATTTAATTCGATGCTGAGATTCTTAACAGTATCAGCAATGTTGGCTAATATTGCTGCACCTATACTGGGCTCCAGCTTTAAGGGGTCATTATAAATAGTATCATATCCCGGTGTTTTGTGGTAACGATCAACAACATGTTTGCGGAATTCATCCCATATACCCGATGGTGAGTTACGATCGGCTAACACATACTCCATCGCTTTTCCTGATAGATTATTACATAATATTGAATCACGTTCAATCAGTACCGTTTTCACCTTGCTCCTGGCACTTTGTATAGCCGCTGCAACGCCGCTTAGGCCGCCGCCTATTACCAGTACATCGGTTTTAATGCTTTGCGCGTAGCTGATGCTGCAATTAAAAACGAGTAATAAAACGGCTATTTTTTTTATCATTTATGTAGGGATACAAACGCTAAAATACTTTAATGCTTGCTGAACATTAAAATAATCCCTAATTTAATTTTTTTTATGATCATATGACAGATGAACAAATGAAATACCCTGTGGGGAAATTCAGTCCGCCGGCATCTTATACTACCGATGACTTCAGGCGTTGGATAAACGATATTAAGGTGCTGCCCGGCCTGCTGCGCCAGGCTGTTATCAGCTTAAATGAAAAACAACTGGATACGCCATACCGTACCGGCGGCTGGACACTGCGCCAGGTTGTGCACCATGTTGCCGATAGCCATATGAACGCGCTTATGCGCCTTAAGCTTGCGCTAACAGAAGATAAACCAACAATAAAGCCCTATGAAGAAGCGCATTGGGCATTATTGCCGGATTATCGCCTGCCTGTTGAATCATCATTACGGCTACTGGAGGGTATTCATAGCCACTGGGCTGCCATATTGGAGAGTTTTACCGAGGATGAATGGAACCGTAGTTTTATTCACCCGGAATCAGGTGAAACCATTCCGCTTAAGAAATTTTTGGGAACCTACTCATGGCATGGTAAGCACCATTTGGCACATATAACTGAAACGGTTAAGAAATTTGACCTTTAATATCAACGTGTCATTGCTTCGTACCTCGCAATGACGCTTTTGGAAAGAGCTATATTCAAAAAACAAAGCCCTTGCTATCAAATAGCAAGGGCTTCCTTATCTCTTGTCTTTATTTTTTATTGACCGCTTTGAGCCTGGTTCTTCATTTGGTCATTGGCTACAATAACTATTTCAACACGGCGGTTTTGCGCGCGGCCATCAGCTGTGCTGTTGCTTGCTATAGGTTCAGTTTCACCTTTGCCTACAGTTGTTAAGCGTGATCCGTTTACGCCATCGGCAACAATAATTGCTTTTACTGACTGGGCCCTGCGGATGGAAAGATCCATATTATGTTCGGCGGTACCGGTGCTGTCGGTATGACCTATAACTGAAATGTTTGTTTCGGGGTTATGCTGCATTGATGTGGCCAGGTTTTGCAGGTTGGTTAATGCACTAGGTTTTACATCGGCCTTGTCAATATCAAACAATATACCTGAATCAAATTTTACCAATATGCCTTCGCCCTGGCGTGTTACGGTAGCGCCTGGTACTGTTTGCTTGATCTCGGCAGCCTGTTTATCCATTTTTTTACCGATGAATGCACCAGCAGTGCCACCTACCGCGCCGCCTATAATAGCGCCTAGTGCAGTATTACCCGCAGCGTGACCAATTAAAGCGCCTACAGTGCCACCGGCACCTACGCCTATGGCTGCGCCTTTTTGTGTTTTGGTGAATGAGTCGCAGCCTGTACCTAAAATACCGAGCATCGCAATAGCTATGCTTAATACAGCTATCCTGTTTCTTAATACTTTCATCTTATTAAATATGGATTTTATTTGTTACAAATATTTTACAAAGCAAATGCCAAACAAACTTATTCAAATATTACTGATATTATTAAGCCTTATTATATAATATTTATTACTTTAAAAACATTTTTTTAATATCTGGGAAAATAGGCCCGGAGATATTGCAGCTATTAAAAAACACAAAAAAACACACTGGTTTGTTTTTAGTACAAAAACCAAAAAATAATACACAGCACAAATAAAAAACGATTGATTATGCAGTAGCCATATCGATTACAAGCTGAATTGTATGATAAATTCAGTGCCTTCGCCTACTTTACTTTTTATTTCAATGGTGCCGCCGAGTGCTTCAACCTGAGTTTTTACCATAAACAGCCCCATGCCCTTGCCTTCGGTAGAGGTATCAAAGCGTTTATACAAACCAAATACCTGGTTGCCGTTCTTTTTAAGATCAATACCTTTGCCATTATCTTTAAAACGCAACTCAATCTTATTAGCTAATTTATGGCTGCTGATATTGATAAGCGGCGGCACTCCCTGACGGCAATATTTTATGCTGTTTGATACAAGGTTATAAAAAATGCTATAAGCATAACTGCGGATGGTAAAGATCGATTCAACCTCATTAAATGCACAATTAAACTGTATTTCTTCGTTCTGATCAGCCGTATAAATGCTTGTTTTAATGCTTTTTACAAGCTTTGCAAAATACACGGTTTCTTTTTTCTCGTTAATTGCCCTGGCCTGTAAAATATGATTCAGGTCCTTTATCACAACATCGATATTTTTTACGGATATAGAAACCCTGTTTGTGATTTCCTGTCTTACATCAGCTTCAAGGTCATCCTCTACCAATATATCCGTAAGACCAATAATATTGGCAACCGGTGCACGCAAGTTATGCGATACTATATAGGTAAATTGTTTAAGGTCATTATTATGCTGTATAAGGTCTGCAATTATTCTTTCGCGTTCAAGAGTGGCATTCTTTGCCTCAGTAATATCTTTATTGGCTAAAATAAAGCCCCAGTTTTTCCCCTCAGTGTTTTTTACACTCACCCAGCGTACTTGATACCACTTTGCATTTCCATTTTTTTCGGGGAGGTTCAATTCATAGCTAATGGCCTCTCCCTTGGCAACTTTATCAATATATTGTTGGATGGCTGGCCATCGGCCCGGGCGGAAATATTTTTTTATGGGCTTATTAATTTCAAGCGGGATATCGTTGTTTTGTTCGGAATATTTTTGGGCCAGCATGTTAAAGGAAACGATCCTTAATTTGGTGTCAATTAAAATATATGCTGTATCGGTATTATCAAAAATAGTACGAAGGTTTGCTTCCGATTTTTTAAGGGCCTCTTCATCAGCTTTCCGGTCGGTTATATCTGTTACCATGGCAAGCGCGCCCTTATAATTACCGGCTTCATCAAAAATAGGGTTGGCGGATATGTTTGTCCATACGTTATTCCCGGCTTTTGTAACGTATCTTATGTCCAGTTTTTCCTTTGCACCGGCACGCCTTCTTTCCATGCAGGCAATAGCATAGGCTTTGCCTTCCTCATCCATAAAATCATAAAGGCCTTTACCTAGCATTTCTTGCTGTGTGTAGCCAAGTATCTCAGCTATTTTCTTATTAACGAAATTTGTTTTTTCGTTTTCATCAATGGTCCATATACCTTCCTGCGCAGTTTCAACAATGCGCCGGTACATAGCTTCGCTTTTTCTGTGATTCTCATCTTCTTCTTTCCGCGCGGTTATATCTCTTATAACACCATTAAAACTTATTAAATTACCTGCTTCATCTAATATGGGTGAGAGCTTTTTTTCAACCCATCTGATCGTATTATCTTTGTGGATTATTCGATACTGGCTATTTACAATTTCACCTTTTTGCAACAGGTCGTTTTGATTGGCAACAATATGCCTGTCCTCGGGATGTACCAATCGTAGCCATAGCTGCAGATCATCCAAAAAATCATCGGCCTTATAGCCAAATAGTTTTTCACAGGAATCGGATATCCGTATAACTCTTGAATCAATAAAATCAGTAGAGAAAAAAACTTCGTCGATAGCGCTAAAGAACGCCATTAGTTCCGGATAGGGGTCTTCCTGTTTTTGTATACTGTTACTCTGAATACTAACTGACATGTTACGCAGTTTTTTCTTTTAATGTTATTTTTTTAGCATGTTATTATAAAAGTTTCATAGGTTATATATAATTAGGGGTATATGTGTAGCTGTTAAAATTATGATTTTTTTAAAAAAAAATAGTTTTAAGGTTTTACATTTCAACTGTGATAATGCTTATATATTAATATTTTATTAATACATAATTTAAAGATAAACAGTTATTTAAGAATATTAGTCATTTCATGTAAAATTAACTATTGCTTTATCTTCAATAAATCAACGGGAAAGTTTTTCTTATTAAAAAAGCCGCATATACGGGTTAATAATTTAACCCGTATATGCGGCTTTTATTTATTCTTTTTATTACGCCGGGAGATTAGTTCTCCTGGTCGTTATCGTTATCATTATTATCAGGCACACTTGCTATACGGTAGCCGGTGTTGCCATTACCATCAACATATGGCTGGTAATAAATACCATTGGGAGATACATAATATTTTTTGCCGTTTAATGATACCTTACGACAGTTATCAGGCAACTCATTTACTATATCACCAACTTGCGGTGCAGCAGTTTGGTCGGGGCTAACGGTGCTGTCAGCAGTATTTAAAACACCATCCCTGCCGGCAACTACAAATACTTTTTTACCCTGGTCGTTTACCACTGTCTTAAAATATACACCGTTCAGTTCATAAAATTGCTGGCCATCAATCATTATTGATTTTGCACCATCAGGCAGGCTTGGTACCGCAGCTCCTATCGGAGGTGTAGTAACCTGGTATCCGCCGCCATCATATGGGCTGTAGAATACACCGCCATAATAATAATACAGGTCAGAACCCCAATAAAAAGGGTAATAGCCAAAAGGCAATACGCCTAAATAAAAGCCCAGGTGCGGGTAGCCATAATAACCATAGCCAGATCTGTAATAACCGCCACGATTGTAGCCGTAAGCGCCACCATAAGCACGGTGGGCAACTACAGCTGCATTATTGCTACGAGCACCACTATAGGCGTGAGCGCCGCTGTTGCTAAAACCACCACTATAGGAATGAACACTACCGCCGCCGCCTCCACCATGAAAGCCGCCGCCACCGCCGCCGTGCTGAGCACTGGCAGTTGAAATAACTGCTACGGAAAGTAATCCGGTTAAAAATAATCCGGATGCATATTTATATAACCTTTTCATAATATGATATAAAACAGTGTTTTTATTTATAAAGTATAAACCGCTTTAATTGTAATTAGACGAATAACAGCTGTAAAGGTTTAACCGGAATTTTAAAATTTCCTGTAATTATTTACAAAGTTTGCGCGGCACACAAATTAATTGGTATTTATAGTTAATTGCCTAACAAATGTGCAGTTTTAAAAGCATAAAAATCAACTTTTTAACTATTTTAACATTTAAGTTACAAAGAAAAACCCGGCTGTTGGGCCAGGTTCTTCAATTATTAATCAATTAGGGTTAAATAATGTTTATTGTACCTGGAAGGTATTACTAAAGCTGGTACCATCAGGGTAAACACCGGATATAACCAGTAACCCATTTCTGGTATTGGTGATTGCGTTATCCATATCGGCAACACTGCCAATAGGGCTTTTGTTGATGCTGGTAATTACCGAGCCAACCGGTATCTCGGTATCATCAAATAAGCGACCCGGACGAACCTGGGTAACTATTACACCTGATTTTACATGGAACTTAGCTTTTTGGCTGTTATCCAAAGGCATAAAGCTTGCCCCCAGCTTATTGAACAACTCCGCTGCCGACTTTGACGGAGCAGCAGCTGTGCGAACGGCAGGAGGGGCATCGGCCTTAAGTGTTACTGTAAATTCTTTCTCAGTACCATCGCGCAATACAGTTAAGTGGACTTTATCGCCGGGCTGTAATTCGCCTACACGCTCCTGCAGGTCTGATGATTCATAGATCGGGCTGCCATCAACCTTTGTAATAACGTCGCCTGCTTTTATACCTGCTGCTTCGGCACCGCCGCCATGCACAAGGTCTTTTACATACAGGCCAGTTGTGTTATCAATATGCAATGTCTGCGCAACATCCGGATCAAGCTGGGTAAAGCTTACGCCTACAAAACCACGTTTAACCGCGCCATATTTTTCAATATCATTCAATACCTTTTTAGCTAAATTAATAGGGATAGCAAAGCCATACCCTTCGTATGAGCCAGTATGTGATGCGATAGCCGCGTTAATGCCTATAAGCTCGCCTTTCGTATTTACCAGGGCGCCACCGCTGTTGCCAGGGTTGATAGCCGCATCTGTTTGTATGAACGATTCAATGGCTTTATTGGCAGCCCTTGGTTGGCCCTGATTACCGCTGCGCCCAAATGGGTTATTATCCTGATTGTCTTCATTGCCGATGATACCTATGTTTCGGCCCTTGGCGCTAACAATACCCGCCGTAACGGTTGATGTTAAGTTAAAAGGGTTACCTACCGCTAAAACCCATTCGCCAACTTTTGCATCATCAGAGTTACCAAATTTTACAATAGGCAGGTTGCTGGCATCAACTTTTATAAGTGCCAGGTCGGTATTAGGGTCGGTGCCGATAACTTTTGCCTGGAAGGTACGGTGATCATTAGTATTTACAGTGATCTTATCGGCCTTCTCAACCACATGGTTGTTGGTGACAATGTAACCATCGGGCGAAATAATTACACCTGAGCCTGATGCCATTTGCACACCCTGGGGCTGTGCACGCTGGCCAAACATGTTGCCAAACAATTGTTGTAACTGGTCCTGATCGCTGTTGCTTGATGTGTTAGAATAAGTAACACGGATATAAACCACCGCCGGGGTTACTGCCGCTGCTGCTTGTGTAAAATCAACCTCGCCGGCTGATGAGGTGATAGGAGCCGATGGGTTACTTGCAAAATAAACCTTCTGTTTTTCCTGGAAAGTCATGTTATCGGTGTATTTGTTCTCAAATACTTTATAAGTACCCAAGGCTATGCCCCCGCCGATAAAGGCTGCTAACAATGTTAAACCAAACTTTTTCATATATTACTCACTTTTCTTTTTAAATATATTTTTTTAAGTAATTCAAATATAATACCATATAGACGGCAGAAGCAATGGTATGTTATTGGGAAATTTGTTAAAATTTGTTAAAATAAATTTACTTTATCCTAACCGATGTTTTAAGCGGTTACTTTAATATTGTAAGAAATTATAACAACAGAAAAACTAAGTGAAATTACAGTTTTATAAATACCAGGGTGCAGGAAATGATTTTATAATGGTTGATAACCGTGAAAACGTTGTTAATCATCATAATTCCAGGCTGATACAGCATTTATGCGATCGCCGTTTTGGTATCGGTGGCGATGGTGCCATGTTCCTGCAAAATGTTGATGGATACGACTTTGAGATGGTTTATTACAATGCCGATGGCAAACCGAGCAGCATGTGCGGCAATGGCGGTCGCTGTATTGTAGCTTTCGCGAAGTTCCTGGGTATTATAGACGACGAAACAGAATTTTTGGCGGTTGATGGTCCGCATTATGCCAAAATTTCAGCAGAAGGCAACTGGGTAAGCCTGCAAATGACTGATGTTAACAGCATTACCAGCGATGATGATGCCTATGTATTAAATACCGGCTCGCCGCATTATGTAACTTTAACAGAAGGGCTTAAAGATAAAAATGTTTAT
Protein-coding regions in this window:
- a CDS encoding Do family serine endopeptidase — translated: MKKFGLTLLAAFIGGGIALGTYKVFENKYTDNMTFQEKQKVYFASNPSAPITSSAGEVDFTQAAAAVTPAVVYIRVTYSNTSSNSDQDQLQQLFGNMFGQRAQPQGVQMASGSGVIISPDGYIVTNNHVVEKADKITVNTNDHRTFQAKVIGTDPNTDLALIKVDASNLPIVKFGNSDDAKVGEWVLAVGNPFNLTSTVTAGIVSAKGRNIGIIGNEDNQDNNPFGRSGNQGQPRAANKAIESFIQTDAAINPGNSGGALVNTKGELIGINAAIASHTGSYEGYGFAIPINLAKKVLNDIEKYGAVKRGFVGVSFTQLDPDVAQTLHIDNTTGLYVKDLVHGGGAEAAGIKAGDVITKVDGSPIYESSDLQERVGELQPGDKVHLTVLRDGTEKEFTVTLKADAPPAVRTAAAPSKSAAELFNKLGASFMPLDNSQKAKFHVKSGVIVTQVRPGRLFDDTEIPVGSVITSINKSPIGSVADMDNAITNTRNGLLVISGVYPDGTSFSNTFQVQ
- a CDS encoding FAD-dependent oxidoreductase translates to MIKKIAVLLLVFNCSISYAQSIKTDVLVIGGGLSGVAAAIQSARSKVKTVLIERDSILCNNLSGKAMEYVLADRNSPSGIWDEFRKHVVDRYHKTPGYDTIYNDPLKLEPSIGAAILANIADTVKNLSIELNTSFTNIVKDGDRWQVTVTQNGKIKTIKARILIDATEKGSVIAKAGATYVSNDEWKINDGTNAYRTSIAMGSFRPYRPLDTSQYKFTYIPSPEYCIPIRDFLAKGVDNLLVAGKQWRQPTNPFTYLRANLNLGQAAGVIAAYCAFYKTTTANLNVRLIQGELLDFKSCLLPFDDIGVDPYWRAIQQICATGMLKGVTEEREHHYVYTVLFMPDSIVTTAEIKPVLLETYTRAFLWFNANKLDKQFTVGNLLSFISELTLTEPDNVRKSMSRDWNSLYHFTSKFDMNRPITRREFAILANKFLNPFARTVDLNGRLVN
- a CDS encoding OmpA family protein translates to MKVLRNRIAVLSIAIAMLGILGTGCDSFTKTQKGAAIGVGAGGTVGALIGHAAGNTALGAIIGGAVGGTAGAFIGKKMDKQAAEIKQTVPGATVTRQGEGILVKFDSGILFDIDKADVKPSALTNLQNLATSMQHNPETNISVIGHTDSTGTAEHNMDLSIRRAQSVKAIIVADGVNGSRLTTVGKGETEPIASNSTADGRAQNRRVEIVIVANDQMKNQAQSGQ
- a CDS encoding PAS domain-containing sensor histidine kinase, with amino-acid sequence MSVSIQSNSIQKQEDPYPELMAFFSAIDEVFFSTDFIDSRVIRISDSCEKLFGYKADDFLDDLQLWLRLVHPEDRHIVANQNDLLQKGEIVNSQYRIIHKDNTIRWVEKKLSPILDEAGNLISFNGVIRDITARKEEDENHRKSEAMYRRIVETAQEGIWTIDENEKTNFVNKKIAEILGYTQQEMLGKGLYDFMDEEGKAYAIACMERRRAGAKEKLDIRYVTKAGNNVWTNISANPIFDEAGNYKGALAMVTDITDRKADEEALKKSEANLRTIFDNTDTAYILIDTKLRIVSFNMLAQKYSEQNNDIPLEINKPIKKYFRPGRWPAIQQYIDKVAKGEAISYELNLPEKNGNAKWYQVRWVSVKNTEGKNWGFILANKDITEAKNATLERERIIADLIQHNNDLKQFTYIVSHNLRAPVANIIGLTDILVEDDLEADVRQEITNRVSISVKNIDVVIKDLNHILQARAINEKKETVYFAKLVKSIKTSIYTADQNEEIQFNCAFNEVESIFTIRSYAYSIFYNLVSNSIKYCRQGVPPLINISSHKLANKIELRFKDNGKGIDLKKNGNQVFGLYKRFDTSTEGKGMGLFMVKTQVEALGGTIEIKSKVGEGTEFIIQFSL
- a CDS encoding prolyl oligopeptidase family serine peptidase; translated protein: MKKTFTLLLLAACTNSFAQKLDTLTIEKIMRDPKWIGTAPSGIHWDDDSKKIYFNWNPQNEDRDALYYITTNNTDPEKVTLDEKRAIVPQYGKWNKSHTKKVYVKNGDIFIEDIKASKITQLTSTGDRENNPTFSGDESKVLFTRGNNVFALKLNGSELIQLTNFVKTPAKKDDDGSDDTEQAKWLKQQQLELFDIIKVKDKDDKAAAADRKALQTKKMKELVTGDKDVDNVEVSPDGRYVTYRLIKSADEKNGIVPDYVTASGYTEDIPNRTKVGGPQATAESFVYDTQRDSVYKISTKNIPGIKDLPDYVKDYPAELAERTKLNKDRDVIVNGPVWSQDGKYALAVVTAIDNKDRWIMQLDPHSGALTLLDRQHNDAWVGGGAPGIEDEWYSTGAIDWIDNTHYYYQSEASGYSHIYVADITSGDKKQLTSGKWEVQNLQLSNDNKTFYFNANINHPGDLQFYKLLVSGGKPIRLTSMKGYNNVDLSPDEKWLAIRYSYTNKPWELYLQANKPRAKPVQITNSTSKEFNSYAWRDAPIVTFKNRYGSDVYARLYVPKNPDPAKPAVIFVHGAGYLQNVTYSWSYYFREFMFNNMLTDNGYTVLDIDYTGSAGYGRDWRTGIYRHMGGKDLSDQVDGAKFLVDNYGVNPKHIGIYGGSYGGFMTLMAVFTAPDVFTSGAAIRSVTDWAHYNHEYTANILNEPYNDEKAYRLSSPIYFANGLKGNLLMLHGMVDQNVNFQDIVRLTQKLIELHKDNWWLAPYPVEDHAFEQPSSWADEYKRIYKLFNETLKK
- the dapF gene encoding diaminopimelate epimerase, which translates into the protein MKLQFYKYQGAGNDFIMVDNRENVVNHHNSRLIQHLCDRRFGIGGDGAMFLQNVDGYDFEMVYYNADGKPSSMCGNGGRCIVAFAKFLGIIDDETEFLAVDGPHYAKISAEGNWVSLQMTDVNSITSDDDAYVLNTGSPHYVTLTEGLKDKNVYKEGYAIRNNDTYRAEGININFVEPTDNGYFVRTFERGVEDETFACGTGVTAVALAMAKHNNITGQITTPIKVLGGDLTIRFNYDGNTFTDIFLEGPAEKVFEGDVVLKD
- a CDS encoding YfiT family bacillithiol transferase; this encodes MTDEQMKYPVGKFSPPASYTTDDFRRWINDIKVLPGLLRQAVISLNEKQLDTPYRTGGWTLRQVVHHVADSHMNALMRLKLALTEDKPTIKPYEEAHWALLPDYRLPVESSLRLLEGIHSHWAAILESFTEDEWNRSFIHPESGETIPLKKFLGTYSWHGKHHLAHITETVKKFDL
- a CDS encoding DUF6515 family protein; translation: MKRLYKYASGLFLTGLLSVAVISTASAQHGGGGGGFHGGGGGGSVHSYSGGFSNSGAHAYSGARSNNAAVVAHRAYGGAYGYNRGGYYRSGYGYYGYPHLGFYLGVLPFGYYPFYWGSDLYYYYGGVFYSPYDGGGYQVTTPPIGAAVPSLPDGAKSIMIDGQQFYELNGVYFKTVVNDQGKKVFVVAGRDGVLNTADSTVSPDQTAAPQVGDIVNELPDNCRKVSLNGKKYYVSPNGIYYQPYVDGNGNTGYRIASVPDNNDNDNDQEN